In Cryptosporangium minutisporangium, the sequence CCCTAGGCAGGGTCCTAACTGCGCTGGGCGCGGAAGTACCGGAGGACGGCGATCACGCGGCGGTTCTGGGTCGTGTCGGCGGGCAGGTCGAGCTTGGTGAAGATTCGGGCGATGTTGTTCTCCACGGTCTTCGTGGTCAGGTGCAGCTCGGCCGCGATGCCCTCGTTCGAGTGCCCCTCGGCCATCGACCGGAGGACGTCCATCTCCCGGGCGGACAGCCGATCCAACTCGTGCGGCCCTTCCGCGGCGAGGCGGTCGACCAGCTCCGGCTCCACCACGGTCTCACCGGCCACGATCCGCAGCAGCGCACCGCGGAGCGTCTCGACGTCGGCGACCTGGTCCTTGAGCCGGTAGCCGAGGCCGCTCGACCCCAGCCGCTTGAGCAGGCGCATCAGGTACGGCGCTTCGGCGTACTGGGAGAGCATCAGGATGCCGAGCTGCGGATGGCGCTCCCGCAGTTTCTCGGCGGTGTCCAGGCCGCCCTCCGGATGCGGGGCCATCCGGATGTCCAGGATGACGACGTCCGGCACGTCGCCGTCCACCAGCGACAGCAACTCGGTACCGTCCCGCGCCTGGTGGACGACCTCGACGCCGGCCGCCTCGAGCAGTAGGCGCAGACCTTCGCGGAACAGCGCGGCGTCGTCGGCGATCGCTACCCGCAACGTCCTTCCGGCGGTCACCGGCGACTCCTCATCGGCGGCTCCTCATCAGCACGGGAGATCGACGTCGACGACGAAGTCCGCGGTCGGCAGCTCGGTGATCGAAAGGGCCCCGCCCGCCGCCCGCACCCGGAGGGCGATCGAGCTCTCCAGCGCCTCGTCGGCGGTGAGTCGCCGGGCGCAGGGGTCGGTCCGGCCGGTGATCCGTAACCGCAGGCGGACGCCGTCGGTCGTCGCGATCACGTCGACCACCCCGTCCGCTCGGTGGATGTACGCAGTGAGCATCCAGCAGACCACGTAGTAGGCGAGTGCTTCCGCCGTCGGCGCGAACCGGCCCGGGGGGACCACGACGCGCACCGGGATCCCGTAGCGGCCGGCGGCCGACTCCACCGCCACCCCCAGACCGGACTCGGTGAGCGTCGTGGAGTGGATGCCGTGCGCCAGCTCCCGCAGCTCCCGCAGAGCCAGGCCGAGCTGGGCCTGCGCGTCGGCGAGCACCTGCCCGGCCTGCGCGTCGGTGCGGCTGCGGGCGGCACCCAGCCGCATCGTGAGTGCGGACAGACGGGTCTGAGCACCGTCGTGCAGCAGCTGCTCCAGCTCGCGGCGTTCGGCCCACCCCGCCTCCAACGCTCGGGACTGGACCCCGTGTGCGCTCGCCACCGCGTTCAGCCGCGCGGCCTCCAACGCCGGGCCGATCAACGTCATAGTGGCGGCTACCTGGTCGCGGAACCGCACGTGCTGGACGTCGACGTACACCACCGCCACCGGGTCCCTGGCGGGGCCGACGACGTCCACCACCAGTCGGTCGTCGCGTCCGGTCACGGTGTGGCCGTCGGCGTCGACGTACGTGCCCCCGCCGGGCAGCCAGTAGTGGACCTCCAGCCGGGGATCGCCGAGCGACCGCCGGAGCGTCGTCTGCACCGCGGTCCCGGTGATCGGCCGGGGCAGCTTCGCGACCTGCTCGACGACGTCGAGCTGGTACAGCCGGACGCGCAGCGTCGTGGCGACGATCGCAGTGGCCAGCAGCGCGAGCACCACGTCGACCACCACGATCGGAAGCGTCGACGTCAGGTCGGCCAGGACCGGGGCGCCGCCCGACCAGAGCAGCCCGCCCACGACCCAGGCCGCAGGCCGAGCGCCGACGCCCGGCCGCAGCCCGTTCAGGAGAACGCCGAGCAACCCGAAGGCCGACGCGACCAGCGTGTTCGCCGCCGCGAACAGTGGCTGGGTGCCCCAGAGCGGACGTTGGAGCTCGGCGGCGAGCACGCCGACCGCGACCGTCACCGCGGCTGCGGTGACGAGGAAGCGGGAACGGCTCGTCCGTGTGGCTCGTCCGGCCAGCTGCTCACGGCTGAGCCGGGTCGTCGGTGAACCCGGTCCGACCGGCGGCTGCTGAGGTCGCGTGACCTCGGAGAAGGCCGGAGGCTGGGACGGGTTCAGTTGCACGCTTCTTGAGTAACGGTCCGGTCGCGGCCCCGGCCAGGGTGCTTACACCCAAAGCATCAGGGGGTGAGGGCGCGGATGATGGCGCCGGCCGGAGCGACCTGCGCGGACGCGTGCCCGGTGCCTGCCCACAGTGCCATCCGGTCGGGGTCACCGGCCTTGGTGGCGGCGGCGCGCAGCGGCCGGGTCAGGTGGTGGACCTGCGGGTAGGCCTCGATCTCCGCCGGGCCGTGATCCCGGATGAACGCGTTGACCAGGCCGCGGGCGCGGCGCCCGGTGAAGGCCCTGGTGATCGTGGTCTCCGCGGCGCTCGCCAGGGCGGCCTTGTGCGGCTCGGACGCCCCACTCTCCGGCGCCCGGAGGAGTGCGGTGCCCACTTGGGCGTAGGACGCGCCTGCCGTGAGGACGCGTCGGACGGCGTCCGCGTCGGCGAGGCCACCGGCGGCGACCAGCGGGACGTCGGTGAGCGGGCGGACCTCGGCGAGCAGGGTGTCCAGCGGAACCGGCTCGGCGTCCGGCGTCCAGGCGCCACGGTGCGCACCGGCCTCGGCTCCCTGCAGGAGCAGCGCGTCGGCGCCCGCCGCGACGGCGCTTCTCGCCTCGTCGGCGGTGGTGACGGTGACCGCGACCGCCGAGCCGGCGCGCTGAAGAGCGGCGATCGTGCCGTCGGCGGGGCAACCGAACGTCAGGCTGACCACCGGCAGCGGATCGGCCAGCAGCAACTCGACCTTGGCCGCCCAGTCGTCGTCGTCCCAACGGGGAGCACCGAGCGCCACGCCGAGCCGGTCGGCGTCCGGTGCGATGCGGCCGGCGTAGGCGTCGATCGCTTGGGCGTTCGCCCGGTCCGGCCAGGGCGCGAACAAGTTCACGCCGAACGGCGCGCGGGTGCGATCGCGAACCGCGGCGATCCGGTCGTGCAGCTGGCCCGCGGTCAGGTAACCGGCGGCGACGAACCCCAGCGCGCCGGCCTCGGTGACCGCCGCGACCAGCTCGGGGGTGGTCGCCCCGCCCGCCATCGGCGACTGGACGATCGGCAGCTCGGTGACGGGCAGCGTCGGCACTCCCCAAGCTTTCCACACCTGTGGATAGAACCTGTGTACGAAGAATGTTTGCCCACGTCAGAGCGGAGGCACGCCCAGGCCATGGCGAGGATCACTGTGCCGAATGGGGAGCTGTTTCTCGACGAGCGCGGACAGGGCACACCCGTCGTGCTGCTGCACGGTGGTCTCCTCGATCATCGGATGTGGGACGCCACCGTCGAGCGGCTCGCCGCCGCTCACCGGGTGATCCGATACGACGCGCGGTCGCACGGCCGATCGACGTCGGCCGCGGGAGACTACTCGCCGGCCGAGGACCTCAGGGCAGTGCTCGGGGCGGCGGCGCCGGAGGGTGCCGCGGTGGTCGGGCTCTCGCTCGGCGCCAGGACAGCGATCGACTTCGCCCTGCGGTGGCCGGATCTGGTCGAGCGGCTGGTGCTGGTGTCGCCGGGGGCCAGCGGGATGGAGTTCGCCGACCCGTTCATCGTGGACCTGCAGGCCCAACAGGTCGAGGCGGTGCAGCGCGCCGACGCGGACGGGTTCGTGGAGTCGTTCCTGCGGATGTGGGTCGACGGGCCGCAGCGTCGGCCGGACGAGACCGATCCGGGCGTCCGAGCGGCCTGCCGCCGGATGGCGATGACGGTGGCGACGGATCACTACACCGCGCACGGCGCGCTGCTGGAGGACCGGGCCGTCGACCGGCTCGCCGAGCTGCGTCCGCCGCTGCTGGTGGTGACCGGTGCGTTGGACTCCACCGACATCCTCAGGCTGTCCGACGCGATCATCGACGCTGTGCCGGGGGCCGCCGCCGTGCGGATCCCGACGGCGGCGCACACGGTTCCTCTGGACACCCCGGACGCGTTCCACGCCGCGGTGGTGCCGTTCTTGGCGGCGCGCGAACCTCAGGGCCAGCGATAGATCCGAGCCCGCGGTGGCCACGGGCGGGCGGCGCGGGGTTCGGCGTCCGCGAAAGCCACCCACGCCTCGGTGCGGTCGCCGCCCACCATGCCGGCCAGCGCCGCCCACTCCCGGGCGTCCACGTAGGGGCGGCAGTCGTCGCAGGCGAACCAGTCACCCGCCGGAACCGAGACCGCGGGACCCGCCCGGTAGGCCCAGCGCGGCACCGCGGCTTCGCAGAAGTCGCACATCAGCCCCGCGCCGGTCGCCGTCGGGGCCGCTACGGACGCTGCCCACGCGTCCACCGTCGCCTGCAGCGCGGTGCCGTCCACCGAGGGCGGCGAGACCGTCTCCACCCACGGCAGCAGCAGCGCGGCCAGCTCCTCGACCTGGGCGGGGGTGTTGATCCGGCCGTTCACGGCGAACCACAGCACGACCGGACCACCCGTCGGATGGTCCAGGTCGCACTGCGCGCACAGCACCGCGCTCTCCGACGACCCGACCTCCACAG encodes:
- a CDS encoding response regulator transcription factor yields the protein MTAGRTLRVAIADDAALFREGLRLLLEAAGVEVVHQARDGTELLSLVDGDVPDVVILDIRMAPHPEGGLDTAEKLRERHPQLGILMLSQYAEAPYLMRLLKRLGSSGLGYRLKDQVADVETLRGALLRIVAGETVVEPELVDRLAAEGPHELDRLSAREMDVLRSMAEGHSNEGIAAELHLTTKTVENNIARIFTKLDLPADTTQNRRVIAVLRYFRAQRS
- a CDS encoding sensor histidine kinase — encoded protein: MQLNPSQPPAFSEVTRPQQPPVGPGSPTTRLSREQLAGRATRTSRSRFLVTAAAVTVAVGVLAAELQRPLWGTQPLFAAANTLVASAFGLLGVLLNGLRPGVGARPAAWVVGGLLWSGGAPVLADLTSTLPIVVVDVVLALLATAIVATTLRVRLYQLDVVEQVAKLPRPITGTAVQTTLRRSLGDPRLEVHYWLPGGGTYVDADGHTVTGRDDRLVVDVVGPARDPVAVVYVDVQHVRFRDQVAATMTLIGPALEAARLNAVASAHGVQSRALEAGWAERRELEQLLHDGAQTRLSALTMRLGAARSRTDAQAGQVLADAQAQLGLALRELRELAHGIHSTTLTESGLGVAVESAAGRYGIPVRVVVPPGRFAPTAEALAYYVVCWMLTAYIHRADGVVDVIATTDGVRLRLRITGRTDPCARRLTADEALESSIALRVRAAGGALSITELPTADFVVDVDLPC
- a CDS encoding nitronate monooxygenase; this translates as MPTLPVTELPIVQSPMAGGATTPELVAAVTEAGALGFVAAGYLTAGQLHDRIAAVRDRTRAPFGVNLFAPWPDRANAQAIDAYAGRIAPDADRLGVALGAPRWDDDDWAAKVELLLADPLPVVSLTFGCPADGTIAALQRAGSAVAVTVTTADEARSAVAAGADALLLQGAEAGAHRGAWTPDAEPVPLDTLLAEVRPLTDVPLVAAGGLADADAVRRVLTAGASYAQVGTALLRAPESGASEPHKAALASAAETTITRAFTGRRARGLVNAFIRDHGPAEIEAYPQVHHLTRPLRAAATKAGDPDRMALWAGTGHASAQVAPAGAIIRALTP
- a CDS encoding alpha/beta fold hydrolase, translating into MARITVPNGELFLDERGQGTPVVLLHGGLLDHRMWDATVERLAAAHRVIRYDARSHGRSTSAAGDYSPAEDLRAVLGAAAPEGAAVVGLSLGARTAIDFALRWPDLVERLVLVSPGASGMEFADPFIVDLQAQQVEAVQRADADGFVESFLRMWVDGPQRRPDETDPGVRAACRRMAMTVATDHYTAHGALLEDRAVDRLAELRPPLLVVTGALDSTDILRLSDAIIDAVPGAAAVRIPTAAHTVPLDTPDAFHAAVVPFLAAREPQGQR
- a CDS encoding DUF6300 family protein — encoded protein: MVYCPRCGGPALLAVEVGSSESAVLCAQCDLDHPTGGPVVLWFAVNGRINTPAQVEELAALLLPWVETVSPPSVDGTALQATVDAWAASVAAPTATGAGLMCDFCEAAVPRWAYRAGPAVSVPAGDWFACDDCRPYVDAREWAALAGMVGGDRTEAWVAFADAEPRAARPWPPRARIYRWP